A stretch of DNA from Spirochaetota bacterium:
GGGAAAGCGAGTCGCCATCGCCGAAAAAGATCGATAATCCTTTCCCTGCGGCATCCTTGAATTCACAGCATTGATCAAGACCCTTATCCGTTGCGTTCGTCCGGTACCTGAAGTCGAACCCGAGATAGAGGTCGCCCGCCGGGGGCGGCGTGAATGCGGTGCCGATCCCGGCGCCGGGACCAGCGGATGCCGATGCATCGCTGACGACCATCCCCTTGCCGGTGACCAGGTTGTTGATGAACGGCGATTCCCCGTTCGTGCGCAGTGAAACATCGACACCGCTTTCGATCTTACCGAGCCGCGTCCAGGGATGCGGCGGAAGTGCACCGACATACGCATCGAAATTATCGATCGGGAGGTCTTCGGTGCCGGTACGGACCTCGGCAGCGAGCATACTCGCGATCATTGCCGTAAGGATGATGAATACCGGAAAGGATGTCGATCGCTTCATGCTATGCTCCTCAATGATATATCATAAGTATATATCATCTGCGGGATGTTTGCTTTCATTCCCTTGCCGCGATAAAATACTATACATGGTTCGACGACGATTGTCCGGCAAATTCCAGCTTGACCTCAGCGGCATGGCAGGTGCGGGTCTTCTCAATTTCTATGCGACGCGGGCACGGCAGATACGTCCGCCGACACCGCCGCATACGCATGCCGGCTTTGCTGAGCTCTATTATGTAAGCCGCGGCGAGCAGTTCTTCGAGGTGAACGGCTATCCGGCACCGCTTCACGCAGGAGAGATGCTCATAACGTTCCCCGAGGACAGGCACAGCAGCGCCGGCCACCCGAATGAAACGGTCACATCATATATGCTCTGGATCGATATCACGCGACCCGATGGTTTTCTCGGGCTCAGCGGGGACGATTCGCGGCTGCTCCATCGCCGTTTCACCGGCATTACGAACCGGCATGTGATAGTGCCGGGGATCGAAACGTTGTTCCACGCCATTGTCGATGATGCGCACTCGCGCGATGCGTTGGCGCGCCTTTCGATGCAGCAGCATCTCAGGGAGGTAGTGCTTCGCATCATCACTGCCGAGCGGGCGAATCGTCCGCGGCGATCCGCCGTCATGCGTTCGGTATTGCGCTACATCGATGCGCACGCGCGGGAGGATATCGGCATCGGCACGCTTGCAGCACTCGCGCATCTGTCGGTGCCGCGCTTTCGTCATGTGTTCCGTGAGACCGTGGGCCTTGCGCCGAACGAATACATCGTGCGGCAGAAGATAGCGCAGGCGAAGACGCTTCTTTATGACGGATCATCGGTCACCGATGCTGCGTTCACGATGGGCTTTTCCTCAAGCCAGTATTTTTCCACCGTGTTCAAGCGGCTGACCGGGCAGATACCGCGCACGATAAAAGTTCGGACGAAAGCGTGATGGTATTCTATCATCCGATATCGGATGATGCACACTACGTAGAGGAATTCGCTGCGACATCCTTGGCGCATGTTCGCGCACTTGTTTTGCGCTCACTGATACCAGGCGGCAGAGCCGCTGTGTGTGTGGAACGATGGTGGCGGATAAAAACTCCTTTCATAGTTGCAGAAAACAGTAAGCGGCGATATCATACCGCCCGATGAGACTTCTCCTGCTGCTGCTTGTCACTGCGTCCGTATACGCACAAATTCCTACCGCGGCCGATCTCTATGCAGCCGTCAGTGCGTCATACAAGAAAAGCATGCCGGCAAGTTTCACCGCGGACATTGCCGGCGACATCATCGATAAGCAGGTCGGTACGATACCCAAAAGCCAGACGACGGGAAAGGGCAAGGCGAAACTCACCCTGTATGTGAAGCAGGGGTTCAAGCCAAAGCTCGTCCTCACGGGCGTGTCCTCGTTCTATGAGACGATGTTCTCGCGGTTCGTGCCGCATCTCATGTTCCTCGGACCGTTCGCTATCGTGGAACAGCGCGATTATAAAGGCTTCCTTGCACGATTCGCGATAGCGTCCGTTGATGACGCCGCCGATATGTGGCGCGTGAAAGTGCGCGATCTTAAGGAAGATGCGGGATTTGCCTATCTGTTCATCGATAAGACGAATTCGCTCATCATGCGCGGGGAATACTGGTTCGAGAAGAAGCTCATCATGCGTTCGGCGCTGACCTACACCAACAATGGCCAATGGAATATCATCGACAGCATCGATTTTTCCGGCGAGGGTGAAAAGCCGTATTCGTCGTCGGTGCATATGAGCCGGCATACGGCCGCCGTTATAAAGGACGATTTTTTCAAGTAATCCGTCCCGATAGGCGCAAAGTGCAAATTCCTACTAAGACAATTGACATTAATTGAATAGTTTATTATACTGTCCTCTCACACGGGTTTGCTGCCCCGCTCAAAACGGCATAAAATTCGGAGGTATCGTATGCACAAGACACTGCTCGCTTTCGCTGCACTTCTCGCGGTCACCGTTGCCGGGGTATCGTTCGCAGAAGAGGAGACGTATGATGATCTTTTCACGTTCCGCTGCACGAAGGATTACAGCGGTATTGCTGAGAAATGGGCCGCGGCATACATGAAGAAGGTCAAGAAGATCGAGGCGAAAGCAGAAGTGATCGATGAAAGCGAATTCAAGGACAAGATCGACAATGAAATGCTTGCTATCGGGCCCATGCTCCCGCAGCGCGATGTTGATAAACTTGAATCGAGCGTCAGCCCGGCTGTCCATATCGAAATTTTCAAAGACGGCTCGAGGTCGATCTTTGCATGGGGCGATGAGATCATGATAAATAATTCGACCTCCGGCACGTCGTCAAACAAGCTTCTGAAAGAGGCGCTTGATCTTATACTTTCAAGCATCGGGCAGACGATCGCAAAAGATGCCGGCTGCACCCCGCTTACGCTGAAGAATCTCAATGAAACGCGGAAAAAGTGGAAGCTGAAAGAGCTCACGAAGACGGAATACAAGTTCTGATTTTATCATAACATTCCCGCGTGGAATACCGATAAATAGGAGAGAATCTATTGTCGAGGTGTATCCATGCGATACGTGATAATACTTTCGCTCGCCGCGCTCGCCTTGTGCGGAGAGACGAACATCAATGTGCTCTTTTCCTATAAGAGCGGGGCGGTCGCCTATTACAACAGCCAGCGGGTGAACGCCTCCGAATATGCCCGCGCTGCGGCGCTGCGCGATTCGATCGCGAAGAGTGCTCGTGTGCGCGCGGTGTTCATCGCCGATGTGCTCCCCGAAGCGGGGAACGAGATCGTAGCGCTTAAGAACGACGGCCGCGAGGGATTCTCCATCCATGCGACGAACGGCAGCACGGTATTCAGCTATACGCCGAGCGGCACGACCGCCGTATCCTCTGCGATGGAGCTTTCGGGGCATCGTGATGCGACGAACGAATTCCGCGTGCTGAAATATTATGTGCTTACCGAAAAGCCCGACCGGCGTCATGCGGACTGTCATCTCTTCCGCATCGATACGGACGGCATATCGCTCATTACCGTAGTGCAGTTCTATGACGAGATACGTACGAAGCGCGGAGTGTACACGACGACCATGGAAAGCATATTCGTCGATATAACGAAGGACGGATACCTCGATCTTCTTATAGCGCAGGTGGAACAGGGTGTCACCAAAAGCCGCGCTGAATACCAGCTCTATTCGTATTGCCCGAAGGAAAAAGTATATGCATTCACGCTCTCCGACCTGGGGCAGGAAGATGCAGTGAGCTATGCCGCGTATTTCGCTCGGAAATGATACGGGGCACGATTGCCTCACAGCGCATACCGTGATAGAATGACCGCATGGCCGATACAATAACCGATATCCTCTCTCGTGCAGCGACCATCGTCATAAAGCTCGGCACAGCGCAGCTTACTGACGAACGCGGGCTTTCCGAGGACCGCATACGCGCATTCGCAGCATCCATGGTATCCGCTATGCGCAGGGGAAAACGCATCATCCTCGTAACCTCAGGAGCAGTGGCGGCCGGGAGTGCGGTGATATTCGACGGAAAGAAGCCCGACACCATACCCAAGAAGCAGGCTGCCGCGAGCGTCGGGCAGA
This window harbors:
- a CDS encoding AraC family transcriptional regulator, with product MVRRRLSGKFQLDLSGMAGAGLLNFYATRARQIRPPTPPHTHAGFAELYYVSRGEQFFEVNGYPAPLHAGEMLITFPEDRHSSAGHPNETVTSYMLWIDITRPDGFLGLSGDDSRLLHRRFTGITNRHVIVPGIETLFHAIVDDAHSRDALARLSMQQHLREVVLRIITAERANRPRRSAVMRSVLRYIDAHAREDIGIGTLAALAHLSVPRFRHVFRETVGLAPNEYIVRQKIAQAKTLLYDGSSVTDAAFTMGFSSSQYFSTVFKRLTGQIPRTIKVRTKA